A single genomic interval of Hoplias malabaricus isolate fHopMal1 chromosome 7, fHopMal1.hap1, whole genome shotgun sequence harbors:
- the pomcb gene encoding proopiomelanocortin b, producing MQGSSWLLAAVFLCGYRSGVEGQCWDIAACADLGSQDKIMECIWQCNSKQLVFDADNILPNQQQNTAEEEEKESLGLGVLLSSVAQDGDLQAKRSSTGPFQNDDRRTYSMEHFRWGKPMGRKRRPVKVFMGTSVEEASPEEKSVEKPSRRQLYSAEEGAPLHKKNMKGPEKYRMTHFRWNAPSTSKRYGGFMKPWSEKSNKTLVTLLRNIIIKDGQ from the exons ATGCAGGGATCTTCATGGTTGTTGGCTGCAGTCTTCCTGTGTGGATACAGGTCAGGAGTGGAAGGACAGTGCTGGGACATTGCTGCCTGTGCAGATCTTGGCTCTCAAGACAAAATAATG GAATGTATTTGGCAATGCAACTCTAAGCAGCTGGTGTTCGACGCTGATAACATTCTTCCAAATCAGCAGCAGAACACAgcagaagaggaggagaaagaaagcctggGTCTGGGCGTATTGCTGTCATCGGTGGCTCAGGATGGTGACCTGCAGGCGAAGAGGTCCAGTACAGGGCCCTTTCAAAATGATGACAGACGCACCTACTCCATGGAGCATTTCCGCTGGGGGAAGCCAATGGGTCGCAAGCGCCGGCCAGTCAAAGTGTTCATGGGCACCTCTGTGGAAGAAGCCAGTCCTGAGGAAAAATCCGTGGAGAAGCCCAGCAGGCGACAGCTGTACAGTGCCGAAGAAGGGGCTCCATTACACAAGAAGAACATGAAAGGCCCAGAGAAATACCGTATGACGCACTTCCGCTGGAACGCCCCGTCTACATCTAAACGCTACGGCGGTTTCATGAAGCCCTGGTCAGAGAAGTCCAACAAGACCCTTGTCACACTGCTCCGCAACATCATCATCAAGGATGGACAATAG